In Streptobacillus ratti, the genomic window GAATATTCAGGTATAAAATTAAATGTGGAAACTAGTCAAAATTGTATGGTAGTATATACTGGCAATTTTTTAGATGATGTTAAAGCTTTTGGTGATTTAAAAGAGAATACAAGATATTTAGGGGTTGCATTAGAAGCTCAAAATTATCAAAATGGAATTAATATTGAAAATTTTGATTCTAAGTTGACAAAACCAACTATGCCATATTTTGAAAAAATTAAATATATATTTGAAACTGTAAAATAGTCATTTATAAACAGAGAAAATTTATTTTTCTCTTGTTTTTTATACTAACTTGAGATAATGTAGGAGGACATTTTGATGAAAAATGTATTAGTTATAGGTGGAGCAGGGTATATTGGTTCACATACAGTAAAATTACTTAAACAAAATGGATATAATGTGATAATTTATGATAACTTATCTAAAGGTCATAAAGAAGTTGCAGATATTTTAGATGTAAAGTTAATTCTTGGAGATTTAGGAGATAGAGCTAAATTAAAAGAGGTATTTGAAACTGAAAAAATTGATGTAGTTATGCACTTTGCAGCATTTATTGAAGTAGGAGAATCAGTAACTAATCCAGGAAAATATTATGAAAATAATGTAGGGAAAGTAATAAATCTTTTAAATCAAATGGTAGAGTCTAATATTAAAAAATTTGTATTTAGTTCAACGGCAGCTACATTTGGAGAACCACAAGCTGAAAAAATAAGTGAAACACATCCACAAAACCCTATAAATCCTTATGGAAGCTCTAAGAGAATGGTAGAAATTATTCTTAAAGATTTTGAAAAAGCATATGGGTTAAAATCAGTAATTTTAAGATACTTTAATGCTGCTGGAGCAGATATGAATGGTTTAATTGGAGAATCACACTTGCCAGAAACTCACTTAATACCTGTAATTTTAGAAACAGCAGTAGGAAAAAGAGATTGTATTAAAATATTTGGTTCAGATTATGAAACGGAAGATGGGACTTGCATAAGAGATTATATACATGTGTATGATTTAGCAAAGGCTCACATAATGGGAATGGAAAAAATGTTTGACGAAAACATCTCTTTAGAATATAATCTAGGAAATGGAAAAGGATTTTCAGTAAGATCAATAATAGATACAGTAAAAAAAGTTACAAAAAGAGAATTTAATGTAGTTGAAGCTGATAGACGTCAAGGAGATCCTGCCGTTTTAATTGCAGATCCAACTAAACTAATGACAGAGTTAAAATGGGTGTCTGAATATAGTTTAGATGATATTATTTATTCTGCATGGCTTTGGGAACAAAATAGAAAATACTAGGAGAAGATATGAATATATGTAAAGAAATTGAGAAAATTATTCTTTTTGGACTTACAAATCAAATGATAGAACCTATAGATGAGATTTTAGTGAGAAATAGGGTTTTAGAAATATTAGATATTGAAGATTATACAGAATTTAGTATAGAAGAAAGAGAAAAATTATTAAAAGAAATAGAAAAAATAGAATATCCAACAGAAATATTAGATAATATTACTAAATGGGCTGGAGAAAATGGAAGATTAAAGGAAGATATTTTAGTTTTCCATGATTTATTGAATTCTAAAATTATGGGACAAATCTTACCAAGGACATCTGTTATTACAAATGAATTTTGGAATAGATATAGAGAAGATAAAAATTCTGCTACAGAATATTTCTATAATCTATCTAAAAAAAGTAATTATGTTAGAACAGATAGAATTTCAAAGAATGTAAGCTATAATTTTGATAGTAAATATGGACCTTTAGAAATTACAATTAATTTATCTAAACCTGAAAAAGATCCAAAAGAAATAGCACTTGCAAGAAATTTATCAATGTCTTCATATCCTAAATCTTTATTATGTAAAGAAAATGAGGGATATATGGGAAGAATTAATCACCCTGGAAGACAAAATCATAGAATATTAAAGCTAAATCTAACAAATGAAGATTGGTTTTTCCAATATTCACCATATATATATTACAACGAACATTCTATAGTGTTTTCAGGTGATGTAAGACCTATGAAAATAGATAAATCTACATTTACTAGACTTATTGAATTTGTAGAAATGTTCCCACACTATTTTATAGGTTCTAATGCCGATTTACCTATAGTTGGTGGTTCTATACTTTCTCATGATCATTTTCAAGCAGGTAAACATAAATTTGCAATGGAAATGGCAGAAATTTCAAGTAAGGTAATTTTTGAAGAATATAGAGAAATAGAAGCTGGTATAGTTAAGTGGCCTCTTTCAGTACTTAGATTAAGTTCTAAAAAAGAAGATAAGGAAAAATTGATTGATTTAGCAGATAAAGTTTTACAAGAATGGATTAATTATAGTGATTATGAAAACGATATATTTTCACATACTAATGGAATAAGACATAATACTATAACTCCTATTGCAAGAATAAAAAATGATAGGATAGAATTAGATTTAGTTTTAAGAAATAATAAAACTACAGAGGAATTTCCTTTAGGAATATTCCATCCACATGAAGAACATCATTCAATAAAAAAAGAAAATATAGGACTAATTGAAGTGATGGGTCTTGCAGTATTACCTGGAAGATTAAAACATGAAATGGAAGAATTAGATCAATTATTTATGAGTTTAAGAAATGTAGATGAAGTATTAGATATTATGAAAGAAAATACAGATTTACAAAAACATATTAATTGGGTAAAAGAAAACTTTACAAATGATATGTTAAAAGATGAATATTTCTTAGATGGTTTAATAGAAAAAACTATAGGAAAAACATTTGAAAAGGTATTAGAAGATTGTGGAGTATTTAAAAATAATGAAGTTGGAAGAAAGGGATTCATACACTTTTTAAATAAAATTAAGTAGGTATGAATATGGTGTATAAATGATAAATATAGCAATAAATGTTACAATATTTTTAGTGGTATTATTTATTTTAAATAGATTTGCAGCTAAACGTTATTCTTTTTCAATAAGAGTATTTATGGCCTTAGGACTAGGGTTATTATTTGGTGTTGTTTTACATAATTTACAAGATATGGAAACAATAACAAAATCTAAAGAGTATTTTGAAATAGTTAGTAGAGGATA contains:
- the galE gene encoding UDP-glucose 4-epimerase GalE, whose product is MKNVLVIGGAGYIGSHTVKLLKQNGYNVIIYDNLSKGHKEVADILDVKLILGDLGDRAKLKEVFETEKIDVVMHFAAFIEVGESVTNPGKYYENNVGKVINLLNQMVESNIKKFVFSSTAATFGEPQAEKISETHPQNPINPYGSSKRMVEIILKDFEKAYGLKSVILRYFNAAGADMNGLIGESHLPETHLIPVILETAVGKRDCIKIFGSDYETEDGTCIRDYIHVYDLAKAHIMGMEKMFDENISLEYNLGNGKGFSVRSIIDTVKKVTKREFNVVEADRRQGDPAVLIADPTKLMTELKWVSEYSLDDIIYSAWLWEQNRKY
- a CDS encoding UDP-glucose--hexose-1-phosphate uridylyltransferase; amino-acid sequence: MNICKEIEKIILFGLTNQMIEPIDEILVRNRVLEILDIEDYTEFSIEEREKLLKEIEKIEYPTEILDNITKWAGENGRLKEDILVFHDLLNSKIMGQILPRTSVITNEFWNRYREDKNSATEYFYNLSKKSNYVRTDRISKNVSYNFDSKYGPLEITINLSKPEKDPKEIALARNLSMSSYPKSLLCKENEGYMGRINHPGRQNHRILKLNLTNEDWFFQYSPYIYYNEHSIVFSGDVRPMKIDKSTFTRLIEFVEMFPHYFIGSNADLPIVGGSILSHDHFQAGKHKFAMEMAEISSKVIFEEYREIEAGIVKWPLSVLRLSSKKEDKEKLIDLADKVLQEWINYSDYENDIFSHTNGIRHNTITPIARIKNDRIELDLVLRNNKTTEEFPLGIFHPHEEHHSIKKENIGLIEVMGLAVLPGRLKHEMEELDQLFMSLRNVDEVLDIMKENTDLQKHINWVKENFTNDMLKDEYFLDGLIEKTIGKTFEKVLEDCGVFKNNEVGRKGFIHFLNKIK